TCTAACGTGAAATAAAATACCGCAATTAAATACGTTAAAAATATATAGATCGATGCATTGTTTGATTTGcagatgtttcatgtttttaacaggTGAGTATTTTTTGTATGCAGGCTTGCattttatataaagaaaaatcCAGAAAAGAAATCCACGAATGTGCTCCATCGTATATGATATTACGCAACAAACGTCTTATTTGTGCTTGTGTAAACAGCCAGCGGCTGGgttgtgaccccccccccccccacacacccacgTGTGTTTGCTTATATGGATCCTGTCAGACAGCACTAACCTCCACACTGTCAGGGACATTAAGCACCACAGAGGAATGTGCGTGTTCGTGGATGCTAAGAACTTTCAGCAGGTAGGAAATCGGCCAAGCTAATTCTGGTTAGCCTAAAATCAATGGCCACTGAGGAGTAGGGGAACTGAGTCCTTGCATATATGACTCGTATAAGACAAACTAAACGGATCTAATGtggagatgtgtttgtgtttcatgaaGACATCATGACTGGTCAAAGTCCATCACCTGCAGCCAGTAAGGACATTACTCCAGTCCAGGGGATGGTGGCGTCCTGCTCTGGAGCCATCATCACATCTCTGTTCGGTGAGAGACTCAACACCTGTCACATCTGTCACTTCTCCACAGAGTACCACACCTTTGTTCTGGCCTGGTTTAGTTCATGCACTGAATAATCACACTGCTCTTTATTGTGGTTTTAACTGTACTTTGAAGTGCTGTTGAATTTTTTGACATTATAAAACGTTTCTGTCACAGACACttatttatgtcatttttatttatttatttatatagttttgaATGGCAACACTAAGTACAGCCTTCAAAAATGATGATACAGTCGAATCAACACATAAACTCTAAAACTGAACATTATTTCCTGCAGGTAGGAATTGTTGCAGGACTGAACACATTTTAGCCATGTGTACTTAACAAACTGTCAAATGAATGTTTATCATACATGCatgtgctgttgttttaaatttctGCTAAAGGCACAGTGGTGTTTTGTGATGGTGAGGGAGCAGAGAGCTAAAACTGCCATAAAGACTTTCATTtaattcaaaacaataaaaatgacttAAGATATGGTAAGATAAAACTTGATCCACACACCGGggaaattcagttgttacagcagcaggaaggtcagaatgaggtagacacaAGAATGTATATTAATAAAGAATATAAAAGAAAGGTAatggaataaaaatataaaaactaaattaaaaaatgtttaccgTTTACTGTAGTGGCTTGTATAAAATGTTATGaggtaaagtgcagtggcaaaGGATGATTGTACGAGCAAGTAAAAAACTTTGTACATGAGAAAAAAACGTTTGcacataaacataaatgttCCAAGAAgttattttatgttaaatataGTGACTTGATGTTCACAGTCACATCTTATTAATCACGTTTGAATTttcaaaatttgaaaaaatcaGACGGCCCCAATGAAAAATTGATTAAGCTTTGATGGTAATGTGAAATATCAGTTACACTAAAACATTCAACATTCTTTAAAAGCACTAATCGATTCACAGCATAGTGCAGTAACATAACAGTCCACTGCAAATAGATGTTCATCAATTAGTGCATTGTAATGTTGATCGTGAGACCTCAGTGGAACGACCACACTAAAAAGTCTCATACcgagttttgtatttttcagtcaCACCGTTGGATGTTGTGAAGATCAGACTTCAAGCACAGAAGAATCCCTTCCCCAAAGGTATAGTGAATATGAATATAACTTAAATCCCTGTAGTGTTATTTTCCATATGCTCCCATTGGACAGTCAaggttatttgtttttaatgttcagGAAAATGCTTTGTCTACTGTAATGGACTGATGgaacacatttgtgtgtgtgaaaacggGAACTCCAAGGCCTGGTACAAAGCCCCCGGTCACTTCAGTGGCACCCTGGTAAGAAATATTTCACATACCTGTTGTCTGTAATTTTTCTTGTTTAGTATTTTATGTTCTGAAAACCTCTTCTCTCTGGATCTCTGCAGGATGCCTTTGTAAAGATTGTACGCTATGAGGGAATAAAGGCATTATGGAGTGGTCTACCTCCCACCCTGTAAGTGTTTAgtcctctttgtgtgttttaccaCATTGCTTTCATTCTGCTTACTCTCGTCTTAAAGATGAGTTATGGAGAAAATGTGGTAACAGCTGATAACTCACAGTAATGTCCACACGTGTTTTCTCCAGTGTGATGGCAGTCCCAGCCACAGTGATCTACTTAACATGTTACGACCAGCTGTATGCAGCTCTCAGGCTCAGGATGGGCACCTACGCTGAGGAGGCTCCACTCCTGGCCGGATCTATTGCGAGAGGTGAGGGAGgtctgctgctgtcacatcaCTGAAGAGCACAGaatgtttatttaaacaaaattaaattaaacaaaatctaCCATCTTAAAATGCATCTGTTGGGTCATTAgttcattcatcatttaaaacctttatttgttTCCCTGATGACATTCACACAGTTGGACAACTGGTTTGCGAGGGCAAACACTCATACTACAATTGATGTCGCAGCCAACATGTTGATATTATAATGAAGTGATCCCctcaattttttcttttttctgtctgatgcacgttttgtttttctaaacgtttcatctctgttttgtctgcatCTCATGTGTGTCAGTGGGTACGACGACAGTGATCAGCCCCCTGGAGCTGATGCGCACTAAGCTGCAGTCTGAGAAACAGACGTACAGGGAGCTGACTCAGTGCATCCGCTCGGCAATGGAGACGGAGGGCTGGCTGTCTCTGTGGAGAGGTCTGGGACCCACGCTGCTCCGGGATGTGCCCTTCTCGGCCATGTACTGGTACAGCTACGAGAAGGGCAAACGCCTGCTCTGTGAACATTACAACGCCAGAGAACCTACATTCAGCATCACCTTCATATCTGGAGCAGTGTCGGGCTCTGTAAGTGCATCAGCAAACATCACAGTCCATAAGTAAACTGCAATCTACTGTTTTGTTAATTCaaatttccttctttttttcagatTGGCTCCATTGTTACTTTACCTTTTGATGTTGTCAAAACAAGGAGGCAGGTGGAGCTGGGAGAGCTACAAGCAAAGAATTGTAAATATGCAAATCATTCTCTCTTGTCATTTTAATTAGTAAATACCCCTGAAGATTTATAAATGTTCTACATCAGTGGccttgttcagacctggtgttaacatccatcctgacaGATGCGATCACAGGTGAACAACTCCCcatgtgttcacacctggtattaaaatgtgtctcctgtgaccacttgtgatcagatctcacttgcCAGCTCAGTGAAATCTGAACTGGACAAACAAAGTAAGATGTTTGAAACATGTCTAGTGAAACTGATGCTGGGGAGCAGGAGTTGCTGTGTTGGTTTGTCAGAGAAAAAGCTTGAGAACCACTGTTTCACATTATTGATTGTGATCAGTTTTCATGGGTCATTGATGAATGTCTTTGTCTTGTCAGTGTCCAGTGGGGTCTCATCCTCCACCTTCAGTGTGATGAGCAGAATTGTGGCACTGGAAGGCTTTCGTGGACTGTTCGCAGGTAGAAGCATCTCTGCTACtgcattttgaatttttataATTATGGTatttaattacatgtttaaccTCTTCTCTGTTGTCTCTCTACCAGGTTTCCTCCCCAGGTTGGTCAAAGTGGCCCCGGCCTGTGCCATCATGATCAGCACTTATGAGTCTGGAAAAGACTTtttccacaaacacaaccagGAGCAGAGGCTGAGGCTGCAACAGACCAACGCCTGAAACTTCTCCTGGCACATCAAATAACTACTGCTGCTCTATAGCTGGAAGGAGGAAGCTAAAATTGCCAAATTTAAAATAAGCAGAAATGGGAGGACTGCATCGCAAATCAAAACTTATatcaaaatatttgtattatagTATTTATTTGTCAATATTCCATGATTTTATGTGCACTACTTGAGCTCCTGTGCGCACAAGTGAAAATATTATTGATATCACTTGTGTGGAGATGCTGTGAACAGCCAGCAGATGGCAGTTTTGTTAATGTAGAATTCCCCAGGTTTGACATCACTGGCTGTGTCACTGGCATCATGAGCATTTAGCTTGAAGTCCTTACATTTTATTACACTGTGTCTGTTCCTCCATCACCAAGAGACAACCTCTGTGTTTTTGCACTGCAACACTAAATCCGCTGTTACCTGTAAATGTATGTTTGCAGTAGAAATAATAGCTTTATTGTTTGACTGATGTGTTTGGATTCAGGCCCTTTAGCGCAGTCATCCCTAAGGAGTGTTGGAAACaagtttttatatttagaaaCTAACCATTTTAAACTAACCTAGAACAGCATCATGTATTTAAAATTCTTATGTACaggaatttatttaatttgtctttCAATAGACGGAGGAAAATATCACGTTTAACCCTGCAGATTGAGTTTTGTTCAAATCTAAATCAGAAAGTGAATTAAACACCTTATTTTTCTTGCACTGGCACAAAGGCTTTGTGTTTTAAGATGTTTATATTGtgcatttcagtttttcagatgcagtttgttttttccaaaATTGTTCCCCTTCCAACACTTTGTCTGatatacatgcagtttttatATAGGGCCAATTTAAAACACTGGCCACACACTTTATACGAGCTGATATATAAAGTTAAATTATATTTAGCTTCAAATGCCTTTGAATTTGTGATTAAATTACCTTTAACTTTTGAAAAACCTTTGTAAAGG
This region of Paralichthys olivaceus isolate ysfri-2021 chromosome 13, ASM2471397v2, whole genome shotgun sequence genomic DNA includes:
- the slc25a40 gene encoding mitochondrial glutathione transporter SLC25A40; protein product: MTGQSPSPAASKDITPVQGMVASCSGAIITSLFVTPLDVVKIRLQAQKNPFPKGKCFVYCNGLMEHICVCENGNSKAWYKAPGHFSGTLDAFVKIVRYEGIKALWSGLPPTLVMAVPATVIYLTCYDQLYAALRLRMGTYAEEAPLLAGSIARVGTTTVISPLELMRTKLQSEKQTYRELTQCIRSAMETEGWLSLWRGLGPTLLRDVPFSAMYWYSYEKGKRLLCEHYNAREPTFSITFISGAVSGSIGSIVTLPFDVVKTRRQVELGELQAKNLSSGVSSSTFSVMSRIVALEGFRGLFAGFLPRLVKVAPACAIMISTYESGKDFFHKHNQEQRLRLQQTNA